The following nucleotide sequence is from Methylotenera sp. G11.
AATTTTAAAATCTAAAACACTATTAAACCGCCGATAAACGCCGATGAACGCCGATGAAAACATAAACCTTAGATCTTGATTTAAGTGCTCTGCTGAGATTTATTGTCAGTAATCTTGCTTTTTAATATCGGCGTTCATCGGCGTTTATCGGCGGATAATAAAAATCATCAATCAATGACAGGCAAAGCTTCCAGCATTTCATGCAGTTCCAGCCAGCGCTCTTCAGCCGTTTCCAGTTTAGCGGCCAATTCTGCCTGCGTTTTCAACAACTGCTGCAGTTCTGTTTTATCGCTTGCGCTGTAAAGTTCGGTATCGTTCAGGCGGTCATCACAGGTTTTTTTATCAGCCTGCATTTTTGCCATATGACGTTCGATCTGCTCCAGCTCTTTCAGCAACGGGCGCCGCTCGGCGATCCGCGCCTGGCGCTCGGCCTTGTTCTGCGCCCTGTCATTTTTATTGGGCTTATCCGCCACCTGTAGTTGTGCGGCTTGCTTTTCCTTGAGGCGCTGCTCGTTCAACCACTGGCTGTAATCCTCAAGGTCGCCGTCAAACGCTTCCGCCTTGCCATCAGCCACCAGTATGAATTGATCACAGCTGGCGCGCAATAAGGCCCTGTCATGCGATACCAGTATCACGCCGCCTTCAAAATCCTGCAATGCCAGCGTCAAGGCATGCCGCATTTCCAGGTCAAGATGGTTGGTCGGCTCATCCAGCAACAGCAGGTTTGGCCTGGTCCAGATCAGTAACGCCAATGCCAGCCTTGATTTTTCACCGCCTGAAAAATGAGCACAGGGTGCCCGTGCCATATCGCCTTTGAAATCAAAACCACCCAGGTAATTCAGGTGTTCCTGCTCGCGTGTCAGCGGATCCAGCTTCATCATGTGCTGCAATGGAGACTCGTCAGGCCGCAGCTGTTCCAGCTGGTGCTGGGCAAAATAGCCGATGTTCAGGTCTTTGCCTTCCACACGTTTACCGGATATCGGTTCCAGTTCATGTGCCAGCAGCTTGATCAGCGTCGTCTTGCCGGCACCATTCTTGCCCAGCAGGCCGATACGCTCACCGGGCCTGACTGCCAGCTCGATATTGCTGATCAGCGGCTGATTGCCGTAACCGACACTCATGCCATCCAATACCAGCAGCGGATCAGGGGCGGCAAGCGGCGCCCTGAATTCAAAACCGAACTGTGAATCAACATGTGCGGCTGAGATCATTTCCATGCGCTCCAGCGCCTTGATGCGGCTTTGCGCCTGGCGTGCCTTGGTCGCCTGTACGCGGAAACGGTCGATATAACTTTGCAGGTGGGCGACCTTGCGCTGCTGCTTTTCAAACATGGCTTGCTGCAAGGCCAGCTTCTCTGCACGCTGGCGTTCAAAATCCGAATAACCACCACGGTATAAGGTCAGCGTCTGCTGCTCGATATGGGCGATATGGTTCACAATCGCATCCAGGAAATCGCGGTCATGCGAGATCAGGAACAAAGTGCCGCGATAGCTTTGCAGCCAGCTTTCCAGCCAGATGACGGCATCCAGGTCCAGATGGTTGGTAGGCTCATCCAGCAGCAATAGGTCGGAACGGCACATCAGTGCCCGCGCCAGGTTCAGACGCACACGCCAGCCGCCGGAAAACGTGGAAACCGGCTGCTGCAGAGCTGCCTGGCTGAAACCCAGCCCGCTTAACAGTTCTGCCGCGCGCGCTTTGGCGCTATAGCCATCCACATCCGCTAAACGATGGTGCAGCTCGGCAATCAGTTCACCCTGGTGATGCGCCTCGGCTTTGGCTAAAGCGGCCTCTATTTCACGCAACTCAACGTCGCCATCCAGCACAAATTCAATGGCCGGCATCGGCAATGCCGGGGTTTCCTGTGCAACATGTGCCACGACCCAGCTTGCCGGCATCTCGAAATCACCTTTTTCAGGGTGAAGCTCACCGCGCAGCATGGCAAAAAGCGATGACTTACCCGCACCGTTCGCCCCGGTAAGACCTACTTTATGGCCGGGATGCAGTTGCATGGATGCGCCCTCGATCAGGATTTTCGTACCGCGGGTCAATGTAAGTTGTTTAAATTGAATCAAGTCATTACGCTCTTAAAAATGGCAGGCTACATTCAAGTCAAGGCCAGGCGATTCTGGCCAAAGGCGCTATTCTAAATGATTCAGCCAGGAGTTCTCATAATTCTTTCATTTTCGCGACGCAGGATATGCCGCACATTTACCTGGTTTTACATAGTATTTACATCTGCAAGGCCTTGCAAAACATACCTGCTGACTGATATTGCAGTAAAATGCATGCTTAATAAATAATTCAAATATATTGATCAAACCAATGCTAAAGAAATCCGTACTCTGGCTATGCCGTTCAGCGCTATGGCTCACCGGGGTTATGCTCTCTATCATGCTGATTGCGGCATTGACCATACAATTCTGGGTCATGCCGAATATCGGGCGGTATAAACATGATATTGCCGCGTTTGCGAGCGATGCAGCCGGGCAGAAAGTCGCTATCGGCGACATCAAGGCGAGCTGGCGCGGCATCAATCCGCACCTGTCAATCAGCAATATCGATATTTTTGATACCGAAAACCGCCTGGCTCTACAGCTAAAGAATACCGAAGTTTCCTTGTCATGGCTAAGCATACCGATGCTTGAACCGCGGCTGAATGAGCTCGTGATTCATTCTCCGGAGCTCACTATCCGGCGTGTTGCATCCGGCGAAATCTTTGTTGCCGGCATCAGCATGAGCGGTGAATCAAAACCCGACCTGGCCAACTGGCTGTTGAGGCAAAATACCGTAGAAATCAACCAGGCCAGGATCATGTGGCTTGATGAAAAGCGCAGTGCCCCGATGCTAAGTCTCGGCAGTTTCAACTTGCAACTGCATAGCCCGCTATGGAGAGGCCTGGTGAAGAACCATAGTTTCACCATGAGTGCCATTCCTTCAGCAGGCACAAGAAACCCCATACTGGTTGACGGCAGTTTTTATGGTAACGACATCAGCAAAACCCGGGAATGGGATGGCTATATCAATCTGGTTTCAAAAAATACCGACCTGGCAGCCTTTAAAACCTGGGTGGATTATCCGGTGGACATACATTCCGGAGTTGGCTCCACCACTTTGAAAGTCAAATTCAGGAACCATGAACTGCAATCGGTCAGCAGCACTGTCGATATCAAAGATCTGCAGATACAGACCAGATCCGGCGTACTGCCGGTAAAACTGCGTAAACTCACCGGCAACCTTGAATGGCAGAACCTGAACAAGTTTCAGCTGATAGGCACCAATCCGGCCAAATCCGGCTATTCAGTCAATGTCAGCCAATTGTCTGCCAGTGCAGATAACGGCCTTAACCTTGAAGACCTCAAAGCCGACTACTCGGAAACAACCAGCGGCAAGCAAGCCTTCAACCTTGAACTCGCCACATTCAACCTGGCCGGCATGCACGAATACCTCGCGTTCCTGCCTTTGTCTGACGCGCTGCAGCAGCACATCACAGCAGCTGCGCCCAACGGCACGCTTAAAAACCTGGAACTGCACTGGGAAGCCCTGAACAACAAAACTACGGCCTACCGCGTCAACTCGGCGTTCGACCATCTCAACATCAATGCCCAGCAGCACATCCCTGGCTTCAGCAATTTATCAGGTGCCTTGAAAGCCAGCCATAAAGGCGGACAGCTACAGCTCGACTCCACCAACAGCAAGCTCGACCTGCAAGGCATCCTGCGCTGGCCTGTCCCGCTGGACAGCCTGAGCGGAGAAGTGTCCTGGCTCATCAAGGACAAAGCCACGCAAATCAATGTCAGCAGGCTGAATATCAATAACCAGCACTTATCCGGTACCGTCAATGCCAGCTACCTGATGGATGGCATTAAAGGCGGCAACCTGAACCTGAGCGCGCATTTTGATAAAGGCGATGCCAAATACGCACTTTATTATTACCCGATAATGCTCGGTGAAACCACACTGCAATGGCTGGATACGTCTATCCTGGCAGGCCGTGCTGAAGATATTGAACTTACGATCAAGGGCCGCCTGGCAGACTTCCCGTTTGTCGACAGCAAAAACCGCATGGACCCGAAACTGGGGCTATTCAGGGCTACCGCAAAACTGAGCGACGCCACCCTGGAATACGGCACCGACTGGCCTGTGATTAACCACCTGGGGCTGGACCTGCTGTTTGAAGGCAAGCGCATGGAGCTGAACGCCCATACCGGCAGCATACTTGGCAACAAGATCATTAAAAGCAAAACGACGATCGCCCAGCTTGATGCCGACTACCCTATCCTCAGCATCACTTCTGAAGTCACCGGCCCGGTCAGCGAAGGCATCAATTTTGTCAATAAAAGCCCGGTGCTGGAAGTCACGCAAGGCTTTACCGAAGACCTCAAAACCAGCGGCAGCGGCAAGCTGAGCCTGGGACTGATGATTCCCATGCAGAATCTTGAAGCCGCTAAATACAAAGGGCTCTACCAGATCATCAATGGCAGCATGGAAAACGCCAGCATACCTGCGCTCAGCCAGATCAACGGTGCGCTGGAGTTCACCGAAAACAGCCTTTCAGCCAAAAATGTCAAAGCCTATGCCTTTGGTTCCCCCGTGGCGTTCAACCTGAACACCGGCAAAGACAAATCCATACGCGTGGCAGCCAAAGGCCGCATGAGTGAGGATGGCCTGAAACAGTTCCTGAAAGAACAGAACGCTGAAAAAGTTTCAAGTTATATCAGCGGCAGCGCAGAATGGACCGGTAATATCCTGATCCAGAAGCCACGCGTCAACATCATCATACGTTCCGACCTGCTCGGGATCAGCTCCCAATTCCCGGCACCGCTGGATAAAACCGCTGACAGGCCGCTTAACCTGCTTATAGATAGCAGGCAGGACGCAAACACCGACCAGATCCGGCTGGCGCTTGGCAGCAAGGTCATGGCCAGGATCATACGCTCGGCCGATAACGGCAAACTTAAATTCCAGCGTGCCGACATCCGCTTCAACAGCGAATCATCGCCTGTTGCCGCCGATACCGAGACCGCCCAGGATACCCGGTTTGCCGGCATCTCATTAAACGGCAGCCTGGATTACCTCGATGCCGACGCATGGCGCTATGTCCTCAAAAACATCACCGACGGCAGCAAACAGGCAACGCCGTTTGCGTTCCAGCAAACCGCGCTGACGATCAATGCTCTGGACATTTTTGACCGCCGCATCAACAATCTGAAAATCCGCAACGTTCCCAATAAGGAAGGCCTGCATGTCAACGTGCAAAGCCGCGAGATCACCGGCGACCTGCAATGGATCAGCCAGAACAACGGCAAACTGATTGCACGCCTGAGCAACCTGTCGATTCCCGGCAATGCACCGGACAGGCTGACAGCGATCAAGGATTCCGGCAGCCCGCTGCCACAGCAGTTCATCAAGCTTGAACAGGACTATCCTGCACTGGACATCGTTGCGGATAATTTTGAATTCAATAAGAAAAATTTCGGCGCACTGGAACTGATCGCCTATCCGCAGAACGATAACTGGGATATCCAGAAAATCAAATTCAGCAGCCAGGACAGCGTCATCAGCGCCGAAGGTCAATGGAACAACTGGATCAGGAACCCGAACACGTTCCTGAACATCAGCTGGGATATCAAGGATTTAGGAAACACCCTGAAAAGGTTTGGCTATCCTGACACCGTGAAAGGCGGTGCCGGTGAGTTAAAAGGAAGATTGCACTGGCCGGGAAGCCCCTCACAGTTCAATACGACGCGCCTGAATGGTGACCTTGAGTTTGAAGTACATAATGGCCAGATTTTACAGGCTCAGCCTGGTGTCGGCCGCCTATTGGGCCTATTGAGCCTGCAAAGCCTGCCGCGCAGGCTGACTCTGGACTTCAGGGACCTGTTCAGCAATGGCTTTGCTTTTGACAAAATCAATGCAACGGTTAAAATCAACCAGGGGGTGATGCGTAGCGACAACTTCGTGATGACCGGGCCGGCTGCCGATGTGGAAATGAAAGGTGAAACTAATTTGCAGAAAGAAACCCAGCACCTTTTTGTCAAGGTACTGCCGCGCATCAGTGACAGTCTCTCGCTGGCTGCACTTGCCGGCGGGCCGCTGGCTGGCGCCGTGGCGTTTCTGGCGCAGAAAGTGCTGAAAGACCCGCTTAATAAAATCATTTCTACCGAATATGAAATTACGGGCACCTGGGATAATCCGCAAGAAGTTAAACCCGCAGAAAACAGCAACAGGCAGCAAGACAGCAGCCTAATCTCACCCAATAAATAACAGCAGACAAATGGATCAGATATGGCAATTACCTCACGCATAAAAACAACCAAAGCCAAACTCAGCAAACAGAACGCTAACGACATCATCAAAGTGGCTGCCATCCAGATGGCATCAGGCCCTTATGTCAGCGCAAACTTGAGCGAGGCAGAAAGGCTGATCGAGATTGCCGTCAACCAGGGCGCCAGGCTGGTGGCTTTACCCGAATACTTTGCCATCATGGGTCTGAAAGACACGGATAAGATCAAAGTACGCGAAGAAGAAGGACAAGGCCAGATTCAGGACTTTTTAAGCAAGACCGCTAAAAAACACAAGGTCTGGATCATCGGCGGCTCTGTTCCGCTTGCAACCAAAACAGCAGGAAAGGTACGCAACAGCTGCCTGGTTTATGACGACAAAGGCAAACAGGTTGCGCGCTATGACAAGATCCACCTGTTCGGGCTGGACCTGGGCAATGAACACTATCATGAAGAGCACACCATCGAACCGGGCGATGCTATCAAAGTGGTTGATACGCCGTTCGGTAAAATCGGCCTTTCAATCTGTTATGACCTGCGTTTTCCTGAACTTTACCGTGCCATGGGGGAAGTCAACATGATCGTCGTGCCGTCTGCATTCACCGACACTACCGGAAAGGCACACTGGGAATCACTGGTACGCGCACGTGCTATTGAAAACTTGTGCTACGTCATTGCCCCGGCACAAGGCGGCTACCATATTTCAGGCCGGGAAACACATGGCAACAGCATGATTGTAGACCCATGGGGTGTGGTATTGGACAGGCTGCCGCGCGGCTCCGGGGTTGTCATGGCAACGATCAATCCCAAATACCAGGAAAGCCTCAGAAAAAGCTTACCGGCATTGCAACATCGCACCATTCAAGTGGTCAACGCTAAATAATCATTATTTTATTGAATTGAAGCAAAGTCATGAAATCAGACGCAATCCCCGGCAGTTCCAGCCTCCTCAAAGGTTCTCATTTCGATGAGGCTACGCAAGCCCTGCTCGCGCCAGCAAGCCTGGATATTGCAAAACTGCAAAATGTGCTTGGCGACATGATGTCGCACCAGATCGACTATGCAGACCTTTATTTTCAATACAGCCGCAGCGAAAGCTGGGGGCTGGAAGAAGGCCAGGTAAAATCCGGCAACTTCTCGATTGACCAGGGGGTTGGTGTGCGCGCCGTGAGCGGTGAGAAAACCGCCTTTGCCTATTCAGATGATATAAGCCTGGAAGCATTGCAGAAAGCCGCAATCGCAACCAAGTCGATTGCCGCCGTCGGTAGCGAACAGACTGCCAACGGCATTATCACAACACAGGCGACACAGCTTTACCTGCCCCATGACCCGATCGCTTCGCTGTCGGCTGAAGCAAAAGTAAAGCTGCTGGAACACCTGGAATCCATCGCCAGAAAACTCGACCCGCGCATCACCCAAGTCACGGCCTCAATCGCAGGGGAATACGAAGTCGTGATGGTGGCGCGCCATGACGGGGTGATGGCTGCCGATGTGCGCCCACTGGTGCGTGTGGGCATTAATGTCATTGCCGAGAGCAACGGCCGCCGGGAGCAAGGCTCGGCAGGTGGCGGCGGCCGCTTTGATTACAGTTACTTTACCGACGAAGTGCTGCACGATTACGCACGCAAAGCCGTACACCAGGCACTTGTGAATCTGGATGCGCGCCCTGCCCCGGCAGGCAGCATGACGGTAGTACTGGGTGCCGGCTGGC
It contains:
- the tldD gene encoding metalloprotease TldD; protein product: MKSDAIPGSSSLLKGSHFDEATQALLAPASLDIAKLQNVLGDMMSHQIDYADLYFQYSRSESWGLEEGQVKSGNFSIDQGVGVRAVSGEKTAFAYSDDISLEALQKAAIATKSIAAVGSEQTANGIITTQATQLYLPHDPIASLSAEAKVKLLEHLESIARKLDPRITQVTASIAGEYEVVMVARHDGVMAADVRPLVRVGINVIAESNGRREQGSAGGGGRFDYSYFTDEVLHDYARKAVHQALVNLDARPAPAGSMTVVLGAGWPGILLHEAIGHGLEGDFNRKGSSAFSNMIGQQVAAKGITIVDDGTIADRRGSLSVDDEGNPTSKTVLIEDGILRGYIQDTLNARLMNMPLTGNARRESYAHIPMPRMTNTYMLNGTTPPEEIIKSVKKGLYAANFGGGQVDITSGKFVFSAAEAYMIEDGKITYPVKGATLIGNGPEVLKRVSMIGNDMSLDSGVGTCGKEGQSVPVGVGQPTLRIDGLTVGGTGT
- a CDS encoding carbon-nitrogen hydrolase family protein, coding for MAITSRIKTTKAKLSKQNANDIIKVAAIQMASGPYVSANLSEAERLIEIAVNQGARLVALPEYFAIMGLKDTDKIKVREEEGQGQIQDFLSKTAKKHKVWIIGGSVPLATKTAGKVRNSCLVYDDKGKQVARYDKIHLFGLDLGNEHYHEEHTIEPGDAIKVVDTPFGKIGLSICYDLRFPELYRAMGEVNMIVVPSAFTDTTGKAHWESLVRARAIENLCYVIAPAQGGYHISGRETHGNSMIVDPWGVVLDRLPRGSGVVMATINPKYQESLRKSLPALQHRTIQVVNAK
- a CDS encoding YhdP family protein, which produces MLKKSVLWLCRSALWLTGVMLSIMLIAALTIQFWVMPNIGRYKHDIAAFASDAAGQKVAIGDIKASWRGINPHLSISNIDIFDTENRLALQLKNTEVSLSWLSIPMLEPRLNELVIHSPELTIRRVASGEIFVAGISMSGESKPDLANWLLRQNTVEINQARIMWLDEKRSAPMLSLGSFNLQLHSPLWRGLVKNHSFTMSAIPSAGTRNPILVDGSFYGNDISKTREWDGYINLVSKNTDLAAFKTWVDYPVDIHSGVGSTTLKVKFRNHELQSVSSTVDIKDLQIQTRSGVLPVKLRKLTGNLEWQNLNKFQLIGTNPAKSGYSVNVSQLSASADNGLNLEDLKADYSETTSGKQAFNLELATFNLAGMHEYLAFLPLSDALQQHITAAAPNGTLKNLELHWEALNNKTTAYRVNSAFDHLNINAQQHIPGFSNLSGALKASHKGGQLQLDSTNSKLDLQGILRWPVPLDSLSGEVSWLIKDKATQINVSRLNINNQHLSGTVNASYLMDGIKGGNLNLSAHFDKGDAKYALYYYPIMLGETTLQWLDTSILAGRAEDIELTIKGRLADFPFVDSKNRMDPKLGLFRATAKLSDATLEYGTDWPVINHLGLDLLFEGKRMELNAHTGSILGNKIIKSKTTIAQLDADYPILSITSEVTGPVSEGINFVNKSPVLEVTQGFTEDLKTSGSGKLSLGLMIPMQNLEAAKYKGLYQIINGSMENASIPALSQINGALEFTENSLSAKNVKAYAFGSPVAFNLNTGKDKSIRVAAKGRMSEDGLKQFLKEQNAEKVSSYISGSAEWTGNILIQKPRVNIIIRSDLLGISSQFPAPLDKTADRPLNLLIDSRQDANTDQIRLALGSKVMARIIRSADNGKLKFQRADIRFNSESSPVAADTETAQDTRFAGISLNGSLDYLDADAWRYVLKNITDGSKQATPFAFQQTALTINALDIFDRRINNLKIRNVPNKEGLHVNVQSREITGDLQWISQNNGKLIARLSNLSIPGNAPDRLTAIKDSGSPLPQQFIKLEQDYPALDIVADNFEFNKKNFGALELIAYPQNDNWDIQKIKFSSQDSVISAEGQWNNWIRNPNTFLNISWDIKDLGNTLKRFGYPDTVKGGAGELKGRLHWPGSPSQFNTTRLNGDLEFEVHNGQILQAQPGVGRLLGLLSLQSLPRRLTLDFRDLFSNGFAFDKINATVKINQGVMRSDNFVMTGPAADVEMKGETNLQKETQHLFVKVLPRISDSLSLAALAGGPLAGAVAFLAQKVLKDPLNKIISTEYEITGTWDNPQEVKPAENSNRQQDSSLISPNK
- a CDS encoding ATP-binding cassette domain-containing protein; amino-acid sequence: MIQFKQLTLTRGTKILIEGASMQLHPGHKVGLTGANGAGKSSLFAMLRGELHPEKGDFEMPASWVVAHVAQETPALPMPAIEFVLDGDVELREIEAALAKAEAHHQGELIAELHHRLADVDGYSAKARAAELLSGLGFSQAALQQPVSTFSGGWRVRLNLARALMCRSDLLLLDEPTNHLDLDAVIWLESWLQSYRGTLFLISHDRDFLDAIVNHIAHIEQQTLTLYRGGYSDFERQRAEKLALQQAMFEKQQRKVAHLQSYIDRFRVQATKARQAQSRIKALERMEMISAAHVDSQFGFEFRAPLAAPDPLLVLDGMSVGYGNQPLISNIELAVRPGERIGLLGKNGAGKTTLIKLLAHELEPISGKRVEGKDLNIGYFAQHQLEQLRPDESPLQHMMKLDPLTREQEHLNYLGGFDFKGDMARAPCAHFSGGEKSRLALALLIWTRPNLLLLDEPTNHLDLEMRHALTLALQDFEGGVILVSHDRALLRASCDQFILVADGKAEAFDGDLEDYSQWLNEQRLKEKQAAQLQVADKPNKNDRAQNKAERQARIAERRPLLKELEQIERHMAKMQADKKTCDDRLNDTELYSASDKTELQQLLKTQAELAAKLETAEERWLELHEMLEALPVID